One region of Manis pentadactyla isolate mManPen7 chromosome 9, mManPen7.hap1, whole genome shotgun sequence genomic DNA includes:
- the LOC118908089 gene encoding olfactory receptor 5AP2: MISSMKEVQVRNRTAVTEFILLGLSDNSDLQVGLFGLFLFIYMATMVGNLGMMILIKMDPHLHTPMYFFLSSLSFVDASYSSSVTPKMLVNLVAENKAISFHGCAAQFYFFGSFLGTECFLLAMMAYDRYAAIWNPLLYPVLMSGRICFFLVATSFLAGFGNAAIHTGMTFRLSFCDSNRINHFYCDTPPLLKLSCSDTYINGMVIMAFSSFNVISCVMIVFISYLCILIAILRIPSLEGRHKAFSTCASHLMAVTIFFGTILFMYLRPTSSYSMEQDKIVSIFYTVVIPMLNPLIYSLKNKDVKEALKKILQKYIL; the protein is encoded by the coding sequence ATGATCAGCTCTATGAAAGAGGTCCAAGTCAGGAATCGAACAGCAGTGACAGAATTTATCCTCTTAGGACTCTCGGACAATTCAGATTTACAAGTTGGCCTCTTTGGATTGTTTCTGTTCATCTACATGGCAACCATGGTGGGTAACTTGGGGATGATGATATTGATTAAGATGGATCCCCATCTTCACACTCCCATGTACTTCTTTCTCAGCAGCCTCTCCTTTGTTGACGCCTCTTACTCTTCTTCTGTCACTCCTAAGATGCTGGTGAACCTTGTGGCTGAGAATAAAGCCATTTCTTTCCATGGATGTGCTGCCCAGTTTTACTTCTTTGGCTCCTTCTTAGGGACTGAATGCTTCCTGTTGGCCATGATGGCATACGACCGCTACGCAGCCATTTGGAACCCTCTGTTATACCCGGTTCTCATGTCAGGGAGAATTTGCTTCTTTCTAGTAGCTACCTCGTTTTTAGCAGGCTTTGGGAATGCAGCCATACACACAGGAATGACTTTCAGATTGTCCTTTTGTGACTCTAATAGGATCAACCATTTCTACTGTGACACCCCACCCCTGCTCAAACTCTCGTGCTCTGACACCTACATCAATGGCATGGTGATCATGGCTTTCTCCAGTTTTAATGTCATCAGCTGTGTTATGATTGTCTTCATTTCTTATCTGTGTATACTCattgccatcttgagaatcccttCATTAGAGGGAAGACACAAAGCattctccacctgtgcttcccaccTCATGGCTGTCACCATATTCTTTGGGACAATTCTCTTTATGTACTTGCGTCCTACATCTAGCTACTCAATGGAGCAGGACAAGATTGTCTCTATCTTTTATACAGTTGTGATCCCTATGCTAAATCCCCTCATCTACAGTTTGAAAAATAAGGATGTGAAAGAGGCCCTAAAGAAGATCTTACAAAAATACATACTGTAA